The Bos javanicus breed banteng chromosome 11, ARS-OSU_banteng_1.0, whole genome shotgun sequence genome includes a window with the following:
- the RPL35 gene encoding large ribosomal subunit protein uL29, giving the protein MAKIKARDLRGKKKEELLKQLEDLKVELSQLRVAKVTGGAASKLSKIRVVRKSIARVLTVINQTQKENLRKFYKGKKYKPLDLRPKKTRAMRRRLNKHEENLKTKKQQRKERLYPLRKYAVKA; this is encoded by the exons ATG GCCAAGATTAAGGCTCGAGACCTTCGCGGCAAGAAGAAGGAGGAGCTGCTGAAACAGCTGGAGGACCTGAAGGTGGAGCTGTCCCAGCTGCGCGTGGCTAAAGTGACAGGCGGCGCAGCTTCCAAACTCTCCAAGAT CCGAGTGGTTCGTAAATCCATCGCCCGTGTACTGACCGTCATTAACCAGACTCAGAAAGAGAACCTCAGGAAATTCTATAAG GGCAAGAAGTACAAGCCCCTGGATCTGCGGCCCAAGAAAACACGTGCCATGCGCCGCCGACTCAACAAGCATGAAGAGAACCTGAAGACCAAGAAGCAGCAGCGGAAGGAGCGGCTGTACCCCCTCCGGAAGTACGCAGTCAAGGCTTGA